From the Chrysiogenia bacterium genome, the window CCCAGCTCGGAATTGACCACATCAAAGCCGTCGATCTCGGCAAAAATCAGCGAGACCGAGTCTTTCTGGCGTCTGGCCCGGCCCAGTTCCGTCGGCACGCGCTCGAGCAGGAAGTCGCGGCTATAGAGCTTGGTCAGGTCATCGAAGATGGTGGGCCGGTGCAGCATCGTCCCGGTGCTGTCGAAGCGCGTCCGCGCGATGTTGCCCACAATGACGCTCAGCCCGGCGAATACGAGCAGTACCGTCATGCCGGGCATCACCCCCACCCCCTCGATGTCGAAAGCGGCGGCCAGCAGGCCCGGCGAGAAGAGCACGCCGCGGTCCTCAAGAATCACCACCCCGGCATAGCCGGCGATGAGCAGCAACGTGTAGGCGTGCGCGCCCTTTCGCGGAAGCAGCAGGTAGGCCCCCATCGCCATGAGCGGAAATGCCGTGAGCATCGGCCCGTCGGTAGCGCCCGAGACGTGAACCATCGCCAGAAAATGGGCAAGCTGCCAGACAATGACGAGAATGAGCAGGAACCTCATTCGCTTGATCTGTTTGCGGGGAAGTCGTTCGAGCCAGCCACGCCAGAGCAGCGCAACAGTGAGCAGCGCATTGATCGCCGCGAACTCGATGAGCGCGGCATTGTAGTTGCGAGAGAATCCGCCGATGCGCGGCCAGATCAGGACACCCGAAGTACGAATCCAGATTTCCAGCACAAGCGCCAGCAGCGCCTGCACCCAGCCGGCCAGCGCCAGGGACTTCAAAATCCCCAGGTAGTCTTCCGGCTGGAGCGGCGGCAAGCGGCGAAATACGCCCTTGCGTGTGCCCTCTTCTGAAGGCGCCTGCATCATCCCTCCAGGGACCTGCACCCTGCGGCGCGGTCACAATCGCTTTCCCGATGGATGCCAGCTTAGCCAGCCGGCGCCCCAAGGCCAAAAAGAAGAGGCCCCCGACCGGATTTTTCCGGTTGGGGGCCCCTTGCTGATGGCACTAGTTTTACAATTCGGTGGACTGCTTGGTTTTACCCGGCCCACCAACCAGCTTGGCCTGAGTGTTGTTGTCTCAAGCAAGCCATGCCTTGGTGAAGTGGGTCCTAGGCCTCAGCCACCTCGCTAGTAGAGTCGTACATATATCGGACCACCTCCTTTCTTAGCTAAAAGAAATTGTAAGGATTGTCAGGATTTCTGTCAACGAGATTCGCGCATCATTGGCGCCAATTTCGGGGCAAGCGCCCGCGCCAGCTCCCGCGCGCCCTGCGCAGAGGGATGAATCGGATCACGCGCTGCATCATGGAAATACCCGCGGCGCAACAGCGACTCCGAACGCTTGGCCAGGTCGACAACGTTCACGTTGAGCGCCGATGCCACATCGAGCGTTGCCTGATGCAGGGCGGCAAGGCGCGCGCGCCGTGCACCGACGAGTTCGCCCGGGTAGTGACGAAGCGCCTCGCTCGTGTCGATCACGCTTGGATAGGTGACAAAGAGCGGCTGCGCGCCGGCATTTCGAATCGCGTCGCCCAGAAGAAACAGCTCGGTGTGAAACTGCTCGGGCGGAACGCGGCAGCAGCCCGACTCGCGCGTGAGCGCCGAGCCAACTACCCGCCCGCTCCAGGGAGCGCGAAAGCGTGCGATGAACCTTGAAAGCCCCGAGTCCATGAGCTCGGTGTCGGTGTAGCCGCGAAGCAGATCCTTGGCATCGTTCCAGCCCAGCAGGACGACGACGAAATCGGGTCTGAGCGCCGGCAATAGCCGGGCCAGCCAGCGCCGCGCCTGCGCAACGGAGTATCCGGGAACACCGGCGTTGATGACCTGCGCATCCTTGCCCAGCACAGCCAGTTCCTCGGCCAGCAGCTCGGGGTAGGCGCGCTCGTATCCCAGCGTCACCGAGTCCCCCAGGCACAATACCCGTGGGGCGCCCTTCTCACCGGGATCGCTGCCGCGAAGGCCCATCGGCCCCACGAGGACTTCCTGAACCTCTGCGTCCTTGCCGAAGAGATCGGAGCCCGCATAGCGCCCGGGCCTCAAACGCCAGAGCAGCTCGGAGTCGCTCTCAATGAATTGATTGAAATAGGGATCGGCGCGGCGAAACAGATCGAAGTCATCGGTCTCTGTGCGATTCTGCTGGGCGCCGCCACCCGAGCACGCACTCAGCAGAATCAGCAGTGCAAGAGCGAAGCGTCTCAAAACTCCTGCTTCACCTTCACGCCCTCGGGCACTTCAAAGTGGAAGGCCTCCGCCTTGAGGCCGGCATTTTCCTTGAGATTCAAAAACCGGACAGTGGAGACCGAGCCCATGGCGTCGGTAAAGGCCACGCCCCACAGA encodes:
- a CDS encoding diguanylate cyclase, producing the protein MQAPSEEGTRKGVFRRLPPLQPEDYLGILKSLALAGWVQALLALVLEIWIRTSGVLIWPRIGGFSRNYNAALIEFAAINALLTVALLWRGWLERLPRKQIKRMRFLLILVIVWQLAHFLAMVHVSGATDGPMLTAFPLMAMGAYLLLPRKGAHAYTLLLIAGYAGVVILEDRGVLFSPGLLAAAFDIEGVGVMPGMTVLLVFAGLSVIVGNIARTRFDSTGTMLHRPTIFDDLTKLYSRDFLLERVPTELGRARRQKDSVSLIFAEIDGFDVVNSELGLEGGADLIAKVAVQVEESIRAESDTPARFAPTTFGILLPTAPPEGAMVVARR